In Pedobacter sp. W3I1, one DNA window encodes the following:
- a CDS encoding type II secretion system protein: MGKLNGKKLAGSTLIEVLIAMVIIMVVFSIAMGLFSNVLSGGVSMRKVQINQQLESLRLQVIENGKIEQEHLVIDSVDYELIKTEQASSETDLLEIKASDHGTPAGSIRFLLKLNNESKED, translated from the coding sequence ATGGGAAAATTGAACGGAAAGAAATTGGCGGGATCAACACTGATCGAAGTGTTAATCGCGATGGTGATCATCATGGTGGTTTTTTCTATTGCCATGGGGCTTTTTTCCAATGTGCTCAGTGGAGGAGTTTCGATGCGTAAAGTTCAGATCAATCAACAGCTCGAATCGCTCAGGCTTCAGGTGATCGAAAACGGAAAAATTGAACAGGAACACCTGGTTATCGATAGTGTAGATTATGAACTGATTAAAACCGAACAAGCCTCATCAGAAACTGATCTTTTAGAGATTAAGGCAAGCGACCACGGAACTCCGGCAGGTAGCATCAGGTTTCTTTTAAAATTGAACAATGAAAGCAAAGAAGATTGA
- a CDS encoding type II secretion system F family protein, whose amino-acid sequence MPSIDISKIQKKNAPLKENEGAGFFAFLSKDISFGKGKLSDKKKEGFYNELGTLIRSGIDIRSALELTAGSYTQKKDMELFSSVQKQVIEGKSLSETMQAESKFSPYEYYSVKIGEETGKLGEVLGELAKYYKSKISQQRKIIGAITYPLLVLFTSFAAVFFMIKFVVPMFADVFKRFGGKLPYITSLIVSFSDWFDRYIYLMLLVIVALVILYFVNRNKFWFKKGAALLLLRIPIVGEITRKIYLARFANTMRLLTETNTPLLQALELVRQMITFYPVESSLKLAEKDILLGSSLSMALSKYDFYPAKFIQMIKIAEEVNRLEYFFEQLSEQYTEEVEYKTNAISGLLEPLIIIFLGLVVGVILIAMYLPMFQMSSSF is encoded by the coding sequence ATGCCATCAATAGATATATCAAAAATCCAGAAAAAAAACGCTCCGCTGAAAGAAAACGAAGGGGCGGGTTTTTTTGCTTTTTTAAGCAAAGACATTTCTTTCGGAAAGGGCAAACTATCTGATAAGAAAAAAGAGGGTTTTTATAACGAACTGGGTACGCTGATCCGCTCGGGCATTGATATCCGTTCGGCGCTCGAACTTACAGCAGGTTCTTATACCCAGAAAAAAGATATGGAACTTTTTTCTTCCGTACAAAAACAGGTAATAGAAGGTAAATCGCTCTCCGAAACTATGCAGGCTGAATCCAAGTTCAGTCCTTACGAGTATTATAGTGTAAAAATTGGGGAAGAAACAGGCAAACTGGGCGAGGTATTGGGAGAGCTAGCCAAATATTACAAATCAAAAATCAGCCAGCAACGGAAGATCATCGGTGCCATTACCTATCCGTTACTGGTGCTGTTTACCTCTTTCGCGGCAGTATTTTTTATGATCAAGTTTGTGGTACCCATGTTTGCCGATGTTTTTAAACGTTTTGGGGGCAAACTCCCCTATATCACCTCACTCATTGTGAGTTTTTCCGATTGGTTCGACCGTTATATCTACCTCATGCTGTTGGTAATTGTTGCATTGGTGATCCTCTATTTTGTAAACCGCAATAAATTCTGGTTTAAAAAAGGGGCGGCCTTGCTCTTGCTCCGCATCCCGATAGTGGGCGAAATTACCCGGAAAATCTACCTGGCCCGTTTTGCCAATACCATGCGTTTGCTTACTGAAACCAACACCCCTTTGCTACAGGCACTGGAACTCGTAAGGCAGATGATTACCTTTTATCCTGTCGAAAGTTCACTCAAATTGGCCGAAAAAGACATCCTTTTGGGCAGTAGCCTTTCTATGGCGCTTTCCAAATACGATTTTTACCCCGCAAAATTTATCCAGATGATCAAGATCGCCGAAGAGGTAAACCGGTTGGAGTATTTTTTCGAACAGCTTTCAGAACAATATACCGAAGAGGTAGAATATAAAACCAATGCCATCAGTGGCTTATTGGAACCTTTGATTATTATCTTTTTAGGCCTGGTGGTAGGGGTAATCCTGATTGCGATGTACCTGCCGATGTTCCAGATGAGTAGTAGTTTTTAA
- a CDS encoding RHS repeat protein, translating to MKYIFNFICVRAIIFVAFIFDANISFCQFNPNNFANGILPNVAPVSSEAYSLGKFGEWPVSLYTGLANIEIPIYQLKIGGFGLPVQLSYHSGGIKVDEVPSWVGTGWALNAGGAITRSIVGLADDGPNGFLSKNKRNEFLQSSYNLNDPNDYVTLRKASEGLIDTEPDIFYYNFAGRSGKFYFDKQGNFQAIPVNSLKLLVSPLTNSFSSIDKHWEIADEEGNVFYFGSFDYAGNGNEVTKTLPDGIPRQTTENLSAWYLTKIVLKNNADVVYFDYIEKFEQYFGGKTYSYKTGNLDYFTLSNNKISEEQLNTNIILHNGVPLSEAPGVTSIVNSGKSVLKKIRWNGGEMVFDAPLNRSDITGKNLTSVIVNDKIGQKIKETRFFYSAVNQRFFLDSLTEYGSDNIRKSSHVFEYNKPNELPVMYSNAQDHWGYYNGANSNTHLLPQLPELNNSLLNANREPEESFMQYGVLKRIHYPTGGYSEFEYEANRYDAADVPGGGNPSGPIISTTSVVMASDPQSGTIPRTRTFSIPFAQNTASIKLEFRDYMLPARKIDGWLPSIRIERLVNQAYQQIYYWDAFDNFPGNPQPKPNGAVDFDINQILTLPVGDYRIVTDLVCSRNNCSSPALPSIRATLNYQTYGSSGPSATNPVAGGLRIKQIAGFVNGQVASRSQYTYVPGKLLIYPKYLHEYGEDIWKMSEYYTNPDLGWTNLCTTLFIKYKEVVSSGQTILAFTQGSPVGYINVKESNISQEGIKNGYTEYEYSLAQDILNPMNIDHAYWNNTLILDKAAPLNSSEYKRGLLLKRKTYKRNVDESFAKVSELENTYEFNDLNTTNRYNSLRAMRVKKMRAVNYPCGNGNYFYTIPPDSFSPDFAYTFYDLITGWVQSRSSIETVYDLNGQNPVSTTTQQYYDNPFHLQVTRTEKADSKGSLEKRSFLYPNEMVSLGRDLTGVFAKMVAKNNISPVIEQKVVKNTSQETTVTTYKDWCDDGQIIQPEYITTQSGAGDVEPRFRFYGYNNTGHLRAASQEYGSRTVYLYSYNNQHTIAEIKNADYSTIESILGGSAAVSNFADSNPTDQQVKDFINQLRNSTLLKDAQITSYSYKPLVGMTSMTDAKGMTTTYEYDAFQRLKTVKDQNGNILKQTDYHYKN from the coding sequence ATGAAGTACATATTTAATTTTATTTGCGTGCGTGCTATTATATTTGTAGCCTTTATATTTGACGCAAATATTAGTTTCTGTCAATTTAATCCTAATAATTTTGCAAATGGAATCCTGCCCAATGTTGCTCCGGTTTCTTCCGAAGCTTACTCGCTGGGTAAATTTGGCGAATGGCCTGTTTCTCTATATACGGGGCTAGCCAATATCGAAATCCCGATTTATCAGCTCAAAATTGGTGGTTTTGGGCTTCCTGTCCAACTGTCCTACCATAGCGGGGGTATCAAGGTTGATGAGGTGCCATCCTGGGTAGGGACAGGATGGGCATTGAATGCCGGTGGAGCGATTACCAGGAGTATAGTAGGCCTGGCTGATGACGGCCCAAATGGCTTCTTGTCTAAAAATAAAAGAAATGAATTCCTGCAATCGAGTTATAATCTAAATGACCCGAATGATTATGTGACTTTAAGAAAGGCTTCTGAAGGGCTTATCGATACTGAACCCGATATTTTCTATTATAATTTTGCAGGTCGTTCCGGCAAGTTCTATTTTGACAAACAGGGTAATTTTCAGGCCATACCGGTTAATTCATTAAAACTTTTAGTATCTCCGCTTACCAATTCGTTTTCGTCGATTGATAAGCATTGGGAAATAGCTGACGAGGAGGGTAATGTTTTTTATTTTGGATCATTTGATTATGCCGGTAACGGGAATGAGGTGACTAAAACACTACCAGATGGAATCCCAAGGCAAACTACAGAGAACCTTTCAGCTTGGTATCTGACAAAGATTGTACTGAAAAACAATGCCGATGTGGTGTATTTCGATTACATAGAAAAATTTGAACAATATTTTGGAGGAAAGACCTATTCATATAAAACTGGTAATCTCGATTATTTTACGCTTAGTAACAATAAGATTTCAGAGGAACAGTTAAATACTAATATCATTCTGCATAATGGAGTTCCACTGTCTGAGGCACCAGGTGTAACCTCAATTGTAAACAGCGGAAAATCGGTACTTAAAAAAATCAGATGGAACGGTGGGGAAATGGTATTTGATGCGCCACTCAATCGCAGCGATATTACCGGAAAAAATTTAACCTCTGTAATTGTCAATGATAAAATTGGACAAAAAATTAAAGAAACCAGGTTTTTCTATTCTGCTGTAAATCAACGGTTTTTTTTAGATAGCTTAACAGAATATGGTTCCGATAATATAAGAAAGTCTAGCCATGTTTTTGAGTATAACAAGCCAAACGAATTACCGGTTATGTATTCAAATGCACAAGATCACTGGGGCTATTATAATGGTGCCAATAGTAATACGCATCTTCTGCCCCAGCTGCCTGAACTTAATAATTCTTTATTAAATGCGAATAGGGAGCCTGAAGAGTCATTTATGCAGTACGGGGTTTTAAAACGGATACACTACCCTACAGGTGGGTATAGCGAATTTGAATATGAAGCTAATCGTTATGATGCTGCAGATGTACCTGGAGGCGGAAATCCATCCGGTCCGATTATCTCCACAACAAGTGTGGTTATGGCCAGTGATCCCCAGTCTGGCACAATCCCCCGAACCCGAACGTTTAGCATTCCGTTTGCCCAGAACACTGCAAGCATAAAACTGGAGTTTAGGGATTATATGTTGCCTGCAAGGAAAATTGACGGCTGGTTGCCGTCTATTCGCATTGAAAGGCTGGTTAATCAAGCTTATCAACAGATCTATTACTGGGATGCTTTTGATAATTTTCCAGGTAATCCACAACCAAAACCAAATGGAGCAGTTGATTTTGATATCAATCAGATACTGACTTTGCCTGTAGGGGATTATAGGATTGTCACCGATCTGGTGTGCAGCAGAAATAATTGCTCCAGCCCGGCGCTGCCAAGCATTAGGGCAACTTTAAACTATCAGACCTATGGCTCTTCAGGTCCATCGGCTACTAATCCAGTGGCCGGCGGCTTAAGAATAAAACAGATAGCCGGTTTTGTTAACGGGCAAGTCGCCAGCCGCAGTCAATATACTTATGTCCCAGGTAAATTATTGATATATCCCAAATACTTGCATGAATATGGGGAAGACATTTGGAAAATGAGCGAATATTATACGAACCCAGACCTGGGTTGGACTAACCTTTGCACTACATTATTTATAAAGTATAAGGAGGTAGTAAGTTCAGGTCAGACCATTCTGGCCTTTACACAAGGTTCGCCCGTAGGTTATATAAACGTGAAGGAGTCTAATATTTCGCAGGAAGGGATTAAAAACGGATATACTGAATATGAATATTCATTAGCACAGGATATTTTAAATCCAATGAATATCGATCACGCTTATTGGAACAATACCCTTATTTTAGATAAGGCTGCCCCGTTAAACAGTAGTGAGTATAAACGGGGCCTTTTATTGAAAAGAAAGACATATAAAAGAAATGTCGACGAATCGTTTGCAAAAGTATCAGAGCTTGAAAATACCTACGAATTCAATGACTTAAATACCACCAACCGCTATAATAGTTTACGGGCCATGCGGGTAAAAAAAATGAGAGCTGTTAATTATCCATGTGGTAACGGCAATTATTTTTATACTATACCACCGGATAGTTTTTCTCCGGATTTTGCATACACTTTTTATGATCTAATTACGGGATGGGTCCAGTCCAGATCGAGTATTGAAACGGTTTATGATTTAAACGGACAAAATCCTGTCAGCACAACAACACAGCAGTATTATGATAATCCATTTCATTTACAGGTAACCAGAACTGAAAAGGCCGATAGTAAAGGAAGCCTTGAAAAGCGGTCTTTTTTATATCCTAACGAGATGGTGAGTCTGGGGCGTGATTTGACTGGGGTATTTGCCAAAATGGTTGCTAAAAATAATATCAGTCCTGTAATAGAACAAAAAGTTGTAAAAAATACGAGTCAAGAAACTACTGTAACTACTTATAAAGATTGGTGTGACGACGGGCAGATTATTCAGCCAGAATATATAACCACTCAAAGTGGTGCAGGAGATGTAGAACCCCGGTTTAGATTTTACGGCTACAACAATACCGGGCACCTGCGGGCGGCATCTCAGGAGTATGGATCGCGCACGGTTTATTTGTACAGCTATAATAACCAGCATACAATTGCCGAGATCAAAAATGCGGATTATAGTACTATTGAAAGCATACTTGGTGGATCAGCAGCGGTAAGTAATTTTGCCGATTCCAATCCAACCGATCAGCAGGTCAAAGATTTCATCAACCAGTTGAGAAATTCCACTTTACTGAAAGACGCTCAGATTACTAGTTACAGCTACAAACCATTAGTCGGCATGACGAGTATGACCGATGCGAAGGGAATGACTACTACCTACGAGTACGATGCCTTCCAGCGGTTAAAAACAGTTAAAGACCAGAACGGCAACATCCTAAAACAAACAGATTACCACTACAAAAACTAA
- a CDS encoding DUF6443 domain-containing protein yields the protein MKQHLKYFYAAAFLLLFCSRSSAQKVVSVYNGESEISAPLSVTLTDGFHTTGPVRIFTTGLSYVNCVPFVSAASSDQNYISTKIFKSAGIDPGNLSGRTSCEVNETIQYFDGLGRPLQTVQVQGSPGFRDIVQPVAYDAFGREAIKYQPYAAQTGITGSFRDAAIGAQFDFFHLPQAAGVKATDYAFAETQFEASPLNRVQQQGAPGEAWQISGGHTLKSEYGTNVENEVKLWTVNVAGNGAGASFYPQGKLFKTTIRDENWVPGGLKAGTTDEFKDFDGRVVLKRIWETDTKGLYTYYVYDDLGNLCYVLPPAVNENGQATLNGFDETQPVFDQLIYGYHYDGRKRLVEKKIPGKGWEFMVYNKLDQVTHTQDANQRLASQWSWIKYDALGRVVLTGMENGQGIGRAGMQNYNDGVAAQWEERTTANPEGYTRNTHPSAGEENPNIVFHTINYYDDYDFPGNSFGQPTGSQAPAARTKSLLTGSKVKNLGSGTMLLTVNYYDLEGRVVQGKSDHHMNGTDIVDNTYNFSGELTASTRTHTASGVTTSIANRFEYDHMGRKIATFETINNQGEVALNHLEYNEIGQLNKKNLHNDTQATTFAYNERGWMKNSISDQFSMELKYNDSTLPQFNGNISGQDYTNGASNAFSYTYDKLNRLTNAVAGNNLGEAIAYDVMGNISSLTRDGFGTNSYTGYDGNRLTAISGFINSSYAYDANGNLTNDSQKNISLSYNFLNLPQTVSGSQNLNYTYSAAGEKLKKQNGGTTTDYVDGIQYTNGSIDFIQTEEGIARNSSGSYSYEYNLSDHLGNVRATFYKNPNTGQLEVLQRDDYYAFGLRKVATGGTNKYLYNGKELQEELGQYDYGARFYDPVIGRWNVVDPLAEVSRRFSPYNYGFNNSIRFVDPDGMLPEDRSHTRNEDETAEADAQRAIEGQRHFETQQNGGGDNPPKKKGKTIVNMPGTIVRKDSVTPLQAGSIETNQMLDEWLGFLNYTPIGRAASFLRDVTSEDTEDAVTASLMMQSYITGKKLLLPAAKGVSVIGPRATYREFAKKNGANFLDVTDEGWTMRKNVAFLQGVVKRGDNVLFAGKYNPARLDPNSVLAQEIRYLQKHGYSWTGNFSKMIKK from the coding sequence ATGAAACAACATCTAAAATATTTTTATGCTGCGGCATTCCTATTGCTATTCTGCAGCCGCTCTTCTGCCCAAAAGGTTGTATCGGTTTATAACGGCGAAAGCGAGATCAGCGCACCATTGAGTGTAACCCTAACCGATGGTTTCCATACTACCGGCCCTGTGCGCATTTTTACCACAGGGCTGAGCTATGTGAACTGCGTGCCCTTTGTATCGGCGGCGAGCAGTGACCAGAACTACATCAGTACCAAAATATTTAAATCTGCGGGAATCGATCCTGGTAATCTAAGCGGTCGCACAAGCTGCGAGGTAAATGAAACGATCCAGTATTTTGACGGATTAGGAAGACCCCTGCAGACCGTTCAGGTTCAGGGAAGTCCAGGTTTCAGGGATATTGTACAGCCTGTTGCCTACGATGCCTTTGGCCGCGAAGCGATAAAATACCAGCCTTATGCGGCACAGACAGGGATTACGGGAAGTTTCCGTGATGCAGCAATCGGTGCTCAGTTTGACTTTTTCCATTTACCGCAGGCAGCTGGTGTAAAAGCAACAGATTATGCCTTTGCTGAAACACAGTTCGAAGCCTCGCCTTTGAACAGGGTACAGCAGCAGGGGGCACCGGGCGAAGCCTGGCAGATCAGCGGTGGGCATACCCTGAAAAGTGAATATGGCACAAATGTTGAAAACGAGGTGAAGCTGTGGACGGTCAACGTTGCCGGTAACGGTGCGGGGGCAAGTTTTTACCCACAGGGGAAGCTATTCAAAACTACCATTAGGGACGAGAACTGGGTGCCAGGCGGCCTGAAAGCTGGTACTACAGATGAGTTCAAAGACTTTGATGGTCGCGTGGTGCTGAAACGAATTTGGGAAACGGATACGAAAGGGCTGTATACCTACTATGTTTATGATGACCTTGGCAACCTGTGTTATGTGCTACCCCCAGCAGTGAACGAGAACGGACAGGCAACATTAAACGGTTTTGATGAAACGCAGCCGGTGTTCGATCAGTTGATCTACGGCTACCACTATGATGGCCGCAAAAGGCTTGTGGAAAAAAAGATACCTGGTAAGGGCTGGGAGTTTATGGTATACAATAAACTCGATCAGGTTACGCACACGCAAGATGCCAACCAGCGTTTGGCTAGCCAGTGGAGCTGGATCAAATACGATGCTCTTGGCAGGGTAGTGCTTACAGGCATGGAGAACGGTCAGGGTATTGGCCGTGCCGGCATGCAGAACTATAATGACGGGGTCGCTGCACAGTGGGAAGAGCGTACAACTGCTAACCCCGAAGGCTATACGAGGAATACGCATCCTTCAGCTGGTGAAGAGAACCCAAATATTGTTTTTCATACGATCAACTATTACGATGACTACGATTTTCCGGGTAACAGCTTTGGCCAGCCTACAGGCAGCCAGGCTCCTGCAGCACGCACCAAAAGTCTGCTTACGGGCAGCAAGGTGAAAAACCTGGGCAGTGGAACGATGCTGCTAACGGTAAACTATTACGACCTTGAAGGGCGTGTGGTGCAGGGCAAAAGCGATCACCATATGAATGGTACCGATATAGTGGACAATACCTATAACTTTAGCGGTGAACTTACCGCGAGTACCCGCACACATACAGCAAGCGGAGTAACTACAAGCATTGCCAACCGTTTCGAATACGACCATATGGGCCGCAAAATCGCCACATTTGAAACTATTAACAACCAAGGCGAGGTGGCGCTGAACCATTTGGAATACAATGAGATCGGTCAGCTAAACAAGAAGAACCTGCATAACGATACCCAGGCTACTACTTTTGCTTATAATGAGCGTGGCTGGATGAAGAACAGTATATCCGATCAGTTCAGTATGGAGCTGAAGTACAACGATAGCACTTTACCCCAGTTTAATGGGAATATTTCTGGTCAGGATTATACCAACGGTGCATCAAATGCTTTCAGTTATACCTATGATAAGCTGAACAGACTGACGAACGCAGTTGCAGGCAACAACCTGGGAGAAGCCATTGCTTATGACGTAATGGGCAATATCAGCAGTTTAACCCGTGATGGTTTCGGCACGAACAGTTATACCGGTTATGATGGAAACAGGTTGACAGCGATAAGCGGTTTTATCAACAGCAGTTATGCCTACGATGCCAACGGCAACCTGACAAACGACAGCCAGAAGAACATCAGCTTAAGTTACAATTTCCTCAACCTGCCACAAACGGTAAGCGGAAGCCAGAATCTGAATTATACCTACAGTGCAGCGGGCGAAAAACTGAAAAAACAGAATGGAGGAACCACAACCGATTATGTAGATGGCATCCAGTATACCAATGGAAGCATCGATTTTATCCAGACAGAAGAAGGGATTGCAAGGAACAGTTCAGGAAGTTACAGTTACGAATATAACCTGAGTGACCATTTGGGCAACGTAAGGGCTACTTTCTATAAAAACCCTAATACTGGCCAATTGGAGGTGCTGCAGCGTGATGACTATTATGCATTCGGATTAAGAAAAGTTGCAACTGGTGGAACAAATAAATACCTTTACAATGGCAAGGAGTTGCAGGAGGAGCTGGGGCAGTATGATTACGGCGCAAGGTTCTATGATCCGGTGATTGGCAGATGGAATGTGGTAGATCCGCTGGCGGAGGTTTCAAGGAGATTTAGTCCGTATAATTATGGTTTTAACAATTCGATTAGGTTTGTGGATCCTGATGGAATGCTTCCAGAGGATAGAAGTCACACACGGAATGAAGATGAAACGGCCGAAGCTGATGCTCAAAGAGCAATAGAGGGACAAAGACATTTTGAAACTCAACAAAATGGCGGAGGAGATAATCCTCCCAAGAAGAAAGGCAAAACTATAGTAAATATGCCAGGTACTATAGTGCGGAAAGATTCTGTAACTCCCTTGCAAGCGGGAAGTATAGAGACAAATCAAATGTTAGATGAATGGCTGGGCTTTCTTAATTATACTCCTATAGGGAGAGCTGCTTCCTTTTTGAGGGATGTAACCTCCGAAGATACAGAAGATGCAGTAACAGCCTCATTAATGATGCAAAGTTATATTACTGGGAAAAAACTTCTCTTGCCAGCAGCAAAGGGAGTGAGTGTGATTGGGCCGCGTGCGACGTATAGAGAGTTTGCCAAAAAAAATGGTGCAAATTTTCTTGATGTGACTGATGAGGGATGGACAATGCGCAAAAACGTGGCCTTTTTACAAGGCGTTGTTAAAAGAGGTGACAATGTTCTATTTGCAGGCAAATATAATCCAGCAAGACTAGATCCGAATTCAGTTCTAGCACAAGAGATTAGGTATTTACAAAAGCATGGTTATTCCTGGACTGGTAATTTTTCCAAAATGATAAAAAAATAA
- a CDS encoding RHS repeat domain-containing protein, with the protein MASDHILNNLNNNGVESNKRFTDSSYTYDANGNLKSDSQKNITLGYNFLNLPQSVSGSQNLNYTYSAAGEKLKKQNGGTTTDYVDGIQYTNGSIDFIQTEEGIARNSSGSYSYEYNLSDHLGNVRATFYKNPNTGQLEVLQRDEYYAFGLHKLKLDNSNSNKYLYNGKELQEELGQYDYGARFYDPVIGRWNVVDALSDDGKQIDKSPYAYAWNNPSNLIDPDGNCPDHPCDGSCGMSMSKEIGHRF; encoded by the coding sequence ATGGCAAGTGACCACATATTGAATAATCTCAACAATAATGGGGTTGAAAGCAATAAGCGGTTTACCGATAGCAGTTATACTTATGATGCCAATGGTAACCTGAAAAGTGACAGTCAAAAGAATATTACCTTAGGTTACAATTTCCTCAACCTGCCACAATCAGTAAGCGGAAGCCAGAATCTGAATTATACCTACAGTGCAGCGGGCGAAAAACTGAAAAAACAGAATGGAGGAACAACAACCGATTATGTAGATGGCATCCAGTATACCAATGGGAGCATCGATTTTATCCAGACCGAAGAGGGGATTGCAAGGAACAGTTCAGGAAGTTACAGTTATGAATATAACCTGAGCGACCATCTGGGCAATGTGCGGGCTACTTTCTATAAAAACCCCAATACTGGCCAGTTAGAAGTACTGCAGCGTGATGAATATTATGCATTTGGTTTACATAAGCTGAAACTTGACAATTCGAACTCCAATAAATACCTTTACAATGGCAAGGAGTTGCAGGAAGAGCTAGGACAGTATGATTACGGCGCAAGGTTCTATGATCCGGTTATCGGCAGATGGAACGTGGTAGATGCTTTAAGTGACGATGGAAAACAGATAGATAAATCACCATATGCATATGCTTGGAACAATCCGTCAAATTTGATTGACCCTGATGGTAACTGTCCTGACCACCCATGCGATGGTAGCTGTGGAATGTCGATGTCCAAAGAAATAGGTCATAGGTTTTGA
- a CDS encoding type IV pilin protein, with protein sequence MKINTSKKLNAYTLTEILIVLAIIGILILLALPNLMPLITKAKTTEAKMQLEHVAKLEQSYFYEHSKYSTDLLEIGFIQEKLTSDAKDGKANYKIEITGASNNTFTAKATAVADFDGDGTYNVWQIDQDKNLKEIVAD encoded by the coding sequence ATGAAAATAAATACATCAAAAAAGCTTAATGCTTATACCCTTACCGAGATACTTATCGTGCTGGCCATTATCGGAATATTAATCTTATTGGCGCTTCCTAACCTGATGCCGCTAATTACCAAGGCAAAAACAACCGAAGCAAAAATGCAGCTGGAGCATGTGGCTAAGCTGGAACAGAGTTATTTTTACGAACATTCGAAATATTCGACCGATCTGCTCGAGATCGGATTTATCCAGGAAAAATTAACTTCTGATGCCAAGGATGGGAAAGCGAACTATAAAATTGAAATTACAGGGGCATCCAACAATACCTTTACAGCTAAAGCTACAGCTGTAGCCGATTTTGACGGCGATGGAACCTACAATGTGTGGCAGATCGATCAGGATAAAAACTTAAAAGAAATAGTTGCAGACTAA
- a CDS encoding GspE/PulE family protein, translating to MEVRPEILGLISKEFAMEYRVFPKERGSNGDLVLCWDGIGDSSQLTDELQVMLGCGISLLPLDQQEISRLLSKHYLGDVSKGSAEKEVSVISAGDDFLNVLIEEARRLKSSDIHIETFEKRSRVRVRIDGMMIERYQIEKKDYPALINKIKIMANLDIAEKRLPQDGRIQFSSARFTSFDIRVSVLPTLYGEKIVLRLLNNSSTDIDLSTLGLSEQDMRNYMEGVQRPNGIILISGPTGSGKTTTLYATLKLLNKSTRNILTIEDPIEYTLEGVNQVQLRENIGLGFAATLRTFLRQDPDVIMVGEIRDPETANMAIRAALTGHLVLSTIHTNSAWGTVSRLMDMGIPGFLVANTLNTTVAQRLVRLLCPKCKKEETVTEGLYPRQFRPPEKVATHFIAAGCSHCYYTGYSGRKAVYEVIPIDADLSQEIRKGNMAIETILEEKEISTLSKNAFALFADGLTSMEEIYPLLLAI from the coding sequence ATGGAAGTTAGACCAGAAATCCTCGGGCTCATATCTAAAGAGTTTGCCATGGAATACCGGGTGTTTCCAAAAGAACGCGGGTCAAATGGCGATCTGGTACTGTGTTGGGATGGCATTGGCGATAGCAGTCAGCTTACCGACGAGCTGCAGGTGATGCTGGGCTGTGGGATATCATTATTGCCTCTAGACCAGCAGGAGATTAGCAGGTTACTTTCCAAACATTATCTGGGCGATGTATCAAAAGGAAGTGCTGAAAAAGAAGTTTCGGTAATCTCTGCGGGTGATGACTTTTTAAATGTTTTAATTGAAGAAGCCAGGCGATTGAAAAGCAGTGATATCCACATCGAAACTTTCGAAAAACGTTCGAGGGTAAGAGTAAGGATAGATGGGATGATGATTGAACGGTACCAGATAGAAAAAAAAGACTATCCGGCCCTGATCAACAAAATCAAGATCATGGCCAATCTTGATATTGCCGAAAAACGTTTGCCTCAGGATGGTAGGATCCAGTTCAGCTCTGCGCGTTTCACTTCTTTCGATATCAGGGTATCAGTTTTGCCTACCCTTTACGGCGAAAAAATCGTACTCAGGCTATTGAACAATAGCAGCACTGACATTGATCTCAGTACCTTAGGCCTATCAGAACAGGATATGCGTAATTACATGGAAGGCGTTCAGCGTCCAAATGGTATTATTCTGATCAGTGGGCCTACGGGATCGGGAAAAACAACAACACTTTACGCTACGCTAAAACTTTTAAATAAAAGTACAAGAAATATTCTCACCATAGAAGACCCGATAGAATATACGCTTGAGGGGGTAAACCAGGTACAATTGAGAGAAAATATCGGACTCGGTTTTGCGGCCACTTTGCGTACCTTTTTAAGGCAGGATCCGGATGTGATCATGGTAGGAGAGATCCGTGATCCAGAAACAGCAAATATGGCTATAAGAGCTGCACTTACTGGTCACCTGGTACTATCAACCATTCACACCAATTCGGCATGGGGAACCGTATCCCGTTTGATGGATATGGGCATACCGGGTTTTTTGGTGGCCAATACGCTCAATACCACAGTTGCCCAAAGGCTGGTGAGGTTGCTCTGCCCTAAATGCAAAAAAGAAGAAACCGTTACCGAAGGGCTTTATCCAAGGCAGTTTAGACCGCCAGAAAAAGTTGCCACACATTTTATTGCTGCAGGCTGTTCACACTGTTATTACACAGGTTATAGTGGAAGAAAAGCCGTATACGAAGTGATCCCGATTGATGCAGACCTCTCTCAGGAAATCAGAAAAGGAAATATGGCTATTGAAACGATACTTGAAGAAAAAGAAATCAGTACCCTTTCCAAAAATGCTTTTGCCTTGTTTGCCGATGGACTCACCTCCATGGAAGAAATTTACCCATTATTACTCGCTATCTAA